In the genome of Scatophagus argus isolate fScaArg1 chromosome 20, fScaArg1.pri, whole genome shotgun sequence, the window ATCTTCCTCTGAACCCCAGGAGGTctggttcttccacaccagGTCTGTGGGAGGTTTAGAGCTCACACCTGCATCAGACACCCAAATctacacacagcaaacacagacacacaatcatGCTCACATTCCACACAGTATTCACACTGAGTGAATGCAATTTAACCTCTCTCCTGTATTAACGGATAACTCGTGCTAACTTAAAGATGTGTGAcctgtgtctgttgtttttaaccTCTTGTGCTACAGTGGTAGATCCAGAGGCACGCTCCCCAGGAACATTTTTCTAAATGGTATTTGTACATCCCCTTCGCATAAGGTAAAAACTGACGGACTATAACAGAACAAATAATTGACTTTTGACAGAAATCCATCTGTAGACAAAGCTCTTGCACGTGCATGTTcaattttctcacattttaaacttaaaatttgaaaaattacatGGCAGTGATTTCTACTGTGGCAAAACTCTGACCCCTCAACAAGTTCAGCAAAAAATTAGCAAAATGTGCCTGCAGACAAATTCTTACCGTGACTTTGTGGCCAGCCTTCAGGACATATTTGGGTGTGAACTTGTAAGTGGCTACAGCATTTCCAATCGTCTTAATCACCTCATAACCCACCATGGCCTGATCCTGAGACAGACGCAGTGAAGACAAATCAAGTCTGACATGTATATAGAACAGGTTATACTTGATTTTTAGTTGCATCTCCACATTAACATCAAGTAACTAAAAATGTCTTAACGGGTCAGCTCACCTCATCTCCGCTGTTCTGAAGGCTGATGAACTTGCCATCAGTGTCAATCTCGTCAACGCAGATGGGTCCTGAGGCCGAGGCAGAATGAGTGATGGACACTGAGCTGCTGGCTTCCTGTTCCTCCACATCAATGCGTTTCCTCTTTCCCTGAGTGGTGCGCACGCTGCGGCTGCTGGATGAGGCTCGAGATACCGTGACGCGAGATGAGGGACTGGGAGACAGCTTCAGTCTGAGGAAGAGGGAACGCCACCATCACTAAGCAAGCTCAGCTGGTGTAGCAGAAACTTTAACTGATGCCATCACTGTTTGTAAACTTTCTGGGTCCtcacctttcttcttctccctccaaAAGTTTGCGGTAGGCATTGATCTCCATGTCCAAAGCCAGTTTAACATCCAGCAGCTGTTCGTACTCATTCAGCTGTTGTTGCATCTTGGCCTGGATCTCAGCCACCTGGCGGTCTTTGTCTGCCAGCAGCTTGCGGCTTGCGTCTTTCTCCTGAGCCAAAGTTGCCTCCAGCTCCACTATACGATCGCGCCAATTGCGGGTCTGGGTACAGACGAGAAGGTCACAGTCTGAGCTGGCAATGACACTCACGTCACAGATCAAGTGAACTCTATCATGTGTAACAAAAAGATACTGAAGGTGTGGTATTTACTGGGCTAAGTTTTTCTTCAAAGCCTTAAAAAGTTACAAGTGATGCACTaatgtaaatattattatattatacacTGGACCTTATGTGTAAACTCAGTCAGTCAAGCAAACAATGTGAACATAAAGTTGGATCCAAAGATGTGAAATTGATGATGTGACTGTTCAGTATTGGGACCGCTGCTCAGACAAAGGTGGCTACTGGACAGATTTACATCAAAGCAATACAACAGCATTCAGTGAGAGACTGCATTGGCTAATTTGGTAGATTACTTTGCAACGTGAAAGCAGTTTTTCTGCCGTTTACCTTGTAGTTCTAGCATTGAAAGGTAaacctgttgctgctgtgaaCAGGTCAATAAGTAacataacaataacagaaagacaaaaagtcaACCTCCTTCTGCAGTCCTGACAGCTGGGCCGTAAGGCTCTCGATCCTCAGGCTGGACTCGTTCAGCTCCTCGCGGGCCATGTTGGCCGATGCCCCATTCATCTCAGACAACTGACGCAGATCCTCCAGCTGGACATCGACAGAGAAACAACCAACATCAACGTTGTTTCCTTCTCATCAGCTTCAAAAGGAGGAACTGAGCAGTGTCAGCCACTTCCtgacacacaggaagtaaacaGCTGCTTGTACGCTGGCTTTCTTACACacatcatttcagtttcagatcactgtcaaaataatgattattacaataataatgGCCTTTGTATAATTTATGATGTCGTAGTTGTTTGACCACATGCATTTCCCTTGTGATTTGGTTGCTGACAAATAAtcacatcttgtttttctttcccccttTTGTGATTTGATAGATTACACAAAAAAATTGGTGCTGTGTTTTCAGAACTCTTCAGATTATcaagaaaatgaacacaagtgtaaaaaaattttaaaaaagcaaagcaaaaagaaatacTATCGTGGAAAATCATATTCTTGAAAAAGAACAACCTTTTTCAAAACAGTGCATGAAAACGGTTATGCGGCAGTAATAAAACcgaaaaaagaaaataaaaatgaacatgctGTCTATCATTTACAGAAGTTCACGTCACACCTGATATAACATTCTACCTGGTCAGACACCTTGGATAAAAATGCATTGCAGGATCAACCTTGTCAAGACTGCAGCGAtgtcaaaacaggccataacATACAATGTATAGATACACAAGTatccacacacacctctttgtggggctgtttttcaggggttgggctccaccccttacttccagtttcccacgatgcaccacagagcaacacaggaaatcattcctgcctgtcgccatcaaaaTATTAGACTCTGCACTATAACGGACACATACTTTTCCCCGGAAACGTGTAAATGTACAGATACATGTAAATCcctgatattttatatttttccactTATTTTAggttttatcctattttatatttttcttttcttggtcgggaatatTGCAATGTGCAACGTCTGTATGAAAGAAGAActtcccctcggggataaataaaggaattctgaatcTGGttctgaagggaaatcttaatgctttagcacaccaagacattttggacaatgctatgcttccaactttgtggcaacagtctgGGAAAGGGACTCTTTTATTCcagacatggttggatgggtttggtgtgaacctgactggcctgcacagagccctgacctcaagcCAGTTAACCACACAACGCATTTGTGGATGAACCGGAACAGAGATTGTCAGCCAGGCCTTTCGTCCAACATCGGTGCCTGACTTCACTATTGccctactgcatgaatgggcaaaaattccaaCAGAAATGATGGAAAAAATGATGGTCTCTGTTGGAGACAGGTTCCCCAATACTTTCCATGTAGTGTTGGACTAAGTGTTCCAAAGGAAAATTCCTTTTGACCTGACTTTGACTGACCTATGCATGTCTGGATGGGCTCCAGCATACAGTgaaatttcaaacaaaagcGTTGTTTCCAACACTGTGTCAACAGGTAGTCAGCTGAAgcccatccaacatctttgggatAAACTGAAACACCCACTGTGGGCCAGACCCCATCACCTGAGGTGTTGCTGAAGTGCTCACCCTAATACTCTACTGGAAGTCCAACATCTGATGAAAAGTCCTCCTGGAGGATGTTCTATATTGACAAATTGTACATTAACGCCCATGGTGTCAGAATGTTGATCACATATGATCTGCATACTTTGAACATAAAGTACTCACACAGTATAGTCTAGTTTGTAGTGATGATTTACAGTATATTGTCATATTTACTTGTTATTTTCAAGAGAAATTTGCTGTTCCACATGCGTCCTGTAACATCCAGCAGCTGCACCTCCTGTCACAAGTTTCAGTCAGCTCTTTCACATGGGAAGGACTATAATGGGAAAGGGGAACGTGTACTGAGACGGTgttgtgtgcacgtgtgttcATACTTTGGCCACGTAGGTGCTCTCCATGTTGTCTTTGTAAATCCGGATCTGCTCTTCATTCTGAGCCCTCATGTCAGCCAGGGCCTCAGTCAGTTTATATTCATactcctctttcctcccagAGTCCACCTCCACCAGTCGAGTCTCGTACCGCTGCATGGCCTCCTTCACTTCCTGCCGcacacataaaattaaaaaaaaaacaaaaaaaaaacgtagTGATTGAATAAAAAATTATGACATTTAATCAGTACTTGTAACCCCACAGAAAATTCAAGCTCATCAAGCTTTTGCTGGCTCCATTATTTTAGACAGGCATCCTTGTAATGGGGAATTCTGGTACTCTTATACCTGTGCTACATATTCCTATATTTTGATGTGTAAGTGATGCATTCTTGCCAAAAGTTTGGGGTTGGATGGCTTTCAGTTTTACTGGTTAGGTTTTGTGTACAAGCTTGAACTagttaattcattttcatttcatgcaacTAGACGAACCAACATTTGTCAGGTGTTGTCTTTTGTCTAGCTGCACTTGGTAGAAGTccaattttctttattattttgatgttaaactttagaagaagaaaaattaagttgaattggaaaataaaaaaacacaatgtgtcaCAGCTGTCCTGATGGATTATGGTGCTGCTGCACTCAAACTCATGGGCTCTCATCATGTTCCACATGGAGCAGCTGAATCACATGCAACACCAAGTGGTAAAAGTCAGTGTTACCTGTCCAGTATCTAGTCCTAGTGCCCGAGACCGTGACttaatgaaatgtcaaactCTCACCTCTTCATGCATGTTCTTACGGAAGTCCATTTCCTCTGTCAGACTCTGGCAGCGGTTTTCCAAGTCAACACGCAGCAGCATCTCATCAGCAAGGTGCTTCTTGGCCTGAGTGAGACCTGTATCCAGCTTaagacacacaaaaatcaacaaGTAGCGCTTTGGAAAAAAGTCTGGATGAATGGAAAATGGTTATCAGGTTGAGAAAGTGTATAATAAGAAAATACCACATCAACTTAACTTCAATGACAAATAGCAGATAATATAACATCCATCTCTCAACAGCAACATTAATCTCTCTACTTCACAAGAAGCAGATGGATAGATAGCTACTTTACTGATCCCAAGGGATCAATTAgatatctatctatttatctaccCACCTTTTCAAATGAACAGgtacaaagaaaggaaaatgctTCAGCAGTGCTGTACCTCCTGTAGTTGTTCTCGCAGGTCAGCCAGTGTGGCTTCCAGACCTCTCTTCTCAGACAGTGCTGTAGCCAGCATGGCCTCTTTAGAGTTCAGCTGAGCCTCCAAGTCCCTCAGTCTGGCCTGGGCTCCAGCTGCTTCAGAATCCTTCTTGTTGTAGCTGAAAGGTGAAGGGCAAGCCATGGTGAGTGCATGTGGACGCTAGTGTGTGATTGTGATGACTGCTGGTCAGAGATAAAAGATCTGATACATGTTGAAACCAATCCCAAACCTCACTGGGGTTATGGCTGTTCAGACAAACCAAACTGATGTATGCGTGCACAGGGCGAGACACACATGCTGTTGTCTTACATGTAGGGATGGGTTCTGAAACACGAGTTAACGACAAGACATCATCTGAAAACATCATGTGAACTATCGTTAAGAAACTCGCTTTCAAATCACTCAGAGCAGCCTTTGGCAGCCTACCTGCCCCAACTTATTTTGCTTTACAACTTTATCATCACAGAAGCAGTCTACAATAACAACTGCTGTTGCAGTTTGCtaaaaaaagaatattaatTTATATGGAGTACAAAGCAAAGCAATGTTATGTATGTTCttaatttgcttcttttcttgacttaaaaaaagaaaacataagaGTCTATCTATCCATCACTGGGTataccttcttttttttgttttttgccagtTTCCATAGTGTAGTGGTTATCGTGTTCGTCTAACACGCAATACCGGGCGGAAACAacattttcttgaatttccctcgggatcacTTGACtttccctcgggatcagtaaagtatctatctatctatctatctatctatctatctatctatctatctatctacctcCTTTGCTTTTGCTGCACTGGCATGCTATCTTGTctcacactttacacacacattatggTGGCCTTGTTTGGCtcactgaggggaaaaaagaaaagaaagacaggtCTTCAACGTATGGGTTACAAGTCAAAAGTGGAACTGCTTCGATGGGTTTATGGGTAGAGTCTGTTGGAAGAGCTCTGCCGGCGTGAAAgccagttatttttttctaaagtaTGCCTATGCGTGGGACTGCTGCTCAAGCGGACAAACTATGAGTGGAATGTATCGTGGTATGTCTTCTTTCTCACATTCTACGGACAAACATCAGCTCGCAGGGAAACTAGCCAGAGATACTTCAAATGCAGACAATAAGTTGCAGCAGTTTAATCAAAAACCGGCTCTTCCTGTTCTGAAGTCATTTTAAGACAGGGCCACTAAGCTTTTTAAAACACCTGAGGCCCACAACAAGTAAGGATATGGCtacatctaaaaataaatggTCATTAACTAATTCACCACCTTGTGCCACTTAACTAATCAGCTATCCCCAGACTCCCATTAACTAGAGGCAAGCTGCTAGCTCTCTACGCCTGCTCCTAAAAAACACGCTGGTTCATTCATTTAGCATATAATCAGACCGGTTTAAGTTTGTACACCGTGTCACCATCCAAACTGGGTATTATCACGGTTTTAACGGTGGTACTACACTACGTTTTCGGTCCAGCGCTATTATTGTTATTGGttctttttgatattttttaagaaataaaaaaacacagaaacaagaacaaagaaattAAGAACAGaattaacattgttttatttttctcatatgTTCTGCATATAAATGGACTCTGATAAGTGGTTTTGGGCTCGTCTTGGGCtcggagcagcagcacagggaggAGTAGGTTGCTTCATTCAACTTAAACAAAATGTGAGTTCATAAATTCAGTCCGGCCATCTGATCTCTGGACAGCGTCACAGATTTTagttaataatataaaaataaaatatgacgCATTATTCATTAAACTAACCCTGCATTATATCAGAattaagtaaatgtaaataaatagtGCTGATAATAGTGCTCATCACtcttcacaacaacaacaaaaaaaaagaatgcaggACATTTTGTTTGACAATATTGTTACTGGGACATTGTTTAGCTCCCAAATCAGTAAACAATGACACTCTTGTAACAGTCCTACACTGCTGTATAGTCCTGCACTAACTGCTGCAATGCCTTAACCGTATAAGAAGAACAATGTGTTTTGGAAAATTGAGGCATGTAAACCTTTTCTAGCAAACACCTAAAATAGAAATATGAACCTGAAAATAGCCTCTTTAATGCATGTAATGTAAGTACCGCATAATCCAGGTAGTACCAAGATACAATGTATGAGTTTTTAAATCATTAGAAAGAATCACGTCATCTGGCCAAGCCACAGGCCAACACGGGCTGTTACTGCCACCTGCCTTGTACTGTCAAAAGTACTTGACACAGTACTTCCTCTGTTCACTCAGCAGTGCCAAACATGGTAGCTTGGATTGATTAACACGTGTGGAACATGGGCATCGGTGGAGCAGTATATATGGTACATTCATTCAGAAGTAACTGTGGAGCCCCGTAACACTGTTGTTACCAGTCTGTCAAAGTTATTTTTCAGCTAGTGTTGTTTCCCACACAGCCAAAGGCACATGAAAGAGCTTACATTCAAGGGTGCTGTGCAAACAAATCactataaacacaaaaattCATACAATTCGGATAACAAAATTATGTAATTTACATGTGTCTGATGCATATTTCCTCTGCAAAACAGTATTTATGTGTAACACTTCAATTATACAAAAAAACGAAACACACCCAAAAACTATTTGCCACTTTCTTCATGAAAGTCCAAAAGCATTTCAATTCTGTCCCAGTGATATATTCCTCAGGTACAGGTATATTCCTCGAAATAAACGGATTTTTTACAGCCTATATGATAATCTAGTTGTCTAGAATTTGACATAGATCTGACAGCTATTCTCTTTCAACAAAATAGACAGATACTATTATTTCAAAACATCATTTTTAGCATTCTTAATTTGCATCAGTGCATGTTATTTGATACAGAACTGAAGTGTAACTAACTAAagagcagtgaaaatgaaaacaaagcactttTCAATAGGCCGAGTTTGAGCGACGCCCTCGTCAAACGAGAAAACGTAACCCCCCTGAACTTGCGTGCGTAATGTGGTGAAAATGGCTcgaaaatcaaatcaatcagcATATGGTCTCTAGCTAATCGACCGGAGCGCACGTCTGTAAGATACTTTAGAACATGACTGAAGTGTTGCGGGCTACCTTTGCTGAAGCTGCTCATGCTCAGATTTGATCTTTCCCAACTCAATCTGCAGCCAGGCCCGCTCCTTGGAGGAGTCATCCAAACACCTTCTGGCGTCGGCTAGCTCAGTCTCATACAGGGCTTTCAGTCCGGTTACCTCCCGACTCCTCACTTCTTCCTTTTCGTTAATTTGCAGGTGCAGTACATCATTTTCAGACTCCAAACTACGGACTTTGTCGATGTAAACGGCCAAGCGGTCGTTCAGGTCCctgagctgttgtttttcctgaagTCTGGATATCCTAGTCGGGCTCAGCGGCGTACCGCTGCCGCACGTGCTTCGCTGGCCGGTCGGAGTTGCAGTCGCGGTCGCCATTGTGGAAGAGTAGATAAATAACCCGTACGAGTGACAGTACACAAACTAAACCTAGATAATGCTTATGCAGATCTCGCGATTTATATTCAGGCGCTCAACAACAACTGGTCACATCCGAAAACTACCCTGGAAGTGTAGCCAGTCTTTATTAACAGAATGAAAGAGGGGTTTGGCTTCCTAATATGGCGGCTGATTGAAACGTTACGTTGTAAGCCACTAGCCAATGACACAGCTCTACGCAATGCGTTCTTTCAACTTTAAACTTTAGGGTTCACTTGTATGCATGACCGACGCATACCGAATGGCTTTAGAGCAACCGGGGTCAACTGCCACCATGCTTTCCATAACTTGGTTTTAGCAGCTAAACCACGTCTGTTGAATCAGATTGTCCCGGTGTGAATAACAAGTGCTACCCGACTTTTCCGAGGACGGATCGTTTCTCAGTGTAGTGGCTGCTGTACCATCTAAGGTTCTATCATAAAGTGGTCtaggaggaaagaaaataaaccctTTTGTCACTATTGACATTTGTAACCTACCACAAAATAGGTTCTATGACCATATaagtaattatttttacatttaaaaaatggtttGTACTCTTGTTGTATGCCATGGTGTGCACATACTTTGTCAAAAGGATGTATCCTGTTCCtttgttgtgttatttgttAACTGCACTGCTGTACTTGGCCCTGCAGTCGGACCTTGTGGAAATATAACATAACATGAATTGATTAACGTactttttccttgttttttaaGGCAATGACATGGAGAGAATTTTCTCATATATTGtaaatttattctgtttgttaaaaactttgttgtttgtttggccAGTTGTGGTATTGAGTGTTTTGCTTCCTGAGATTTTTCCtgaggtttttttgttgttttttgtttttttgctttttgttttttgtcatgaCTGTCTGCTTGAAGGTGGTCTGAGAGCATTGTTTAAGTATCTAGTCATTGTGGACTTACTATGGTTTGTACGAGTTTCTTCATATTGATGTATGCTTTTTGTAAGAATATGTAAATGTTAAACAATAATACACTCTAATTTATACACTATTGGGTAGTTTAATgtacagtgaatgaatgaagtttCATGTAATTCATACATCTAGATTCACTGACAGTAACAATACAGAATAACTTGTTtagcatgtatgtttctttctctctttcatcctctcaaATAAAGAAGAATGTAGTTTTTAGAAAATTCTCTTGTAATAATTTTGTGCACATTTCATGTTTGCAAATTCAGTtcattacaataataataataaaatgttttacctAAAATCTTCTTCTGAATCTTAAAACTTAAAGTCTGAGCTTTGTCAACTTTAATATTGTCAGGGCAATAATTTTGTCataatatttttcatatttcactcttttctcaTGATGTGTTATATAAGAAACATTAGTTCTGTATGACTGTTTTGAGTTCAGATAATGACTAAAATAGCTTAGGGACTGTAGACAAAATACACCCTCCCTAGGATCCAACGTTCCCATGTAGGCAACTATAAAATTCCCCCAGAGGTGACAAGTCAGAGCTGTTTAGGCAGCACAAGGGggcctacaaaatatcaagcagatggtttcaatgtttgttttttgatcacTGTATACTCTGTACTAATAGCAAAGTTGGTAAAACCAGCCACCAAATTTTCAAGTGAAGATATCTATCATCATCTTTGTACCTGTCTCTTAAACTGTCTCTGTAATTTCAATCAATCCTTGTTCTGGGTGCATTCTTGGTACCAATTGAAATGCTTTAGTGGCATCGATTTTCCAAAACCGACAAGTTTTAAAAGTTATCGGCAAAGATCTAGCCAGGTCTGTGATCATGGCAACTTCTTTCTTTAATTAGATAGCTccagatttaaataaaaaattaccAATTTCACACTGTATCTTATTTAAAGTTCTTGTACAGCTGTTTGTGTTAGCACAACTTTTGAgaaattttgtttcttttgttaaaagatgacaccaccctcatcggacTCATCTTGGACGGGGatgagtctgcctacaggaggAAGGTGGACCGcctggtgtcctggtgcggcagcaacaacctggagctgaacgcccagaagacagtggaggtGATCGTAGACTTTCGGAAAGTTCCAGTGTGCCACTCCCTTCAgacaggaggttacggtccatttGGAccagaacagcttcttcccctctgctgttggtaTGTTGAACACTAACTGACTAATatcctgctctgcactttagttactttagTACAGTCACTGTTACTTTAGTACAGTCACTCTTCAATGCTcctgtcatgatccacctgctgactatttattttactctgttattatatgttactcgtttttatgttttatgtatgcaccaatcactaaggcaaattcctagtaatgtgaaacctcttcacttacatgacaataaatacaattctgattctgaacaacGTTTGAGTTTTTCTGTCTCAGGAGTCCAGGAAAAGGAGGTCTTGGATGAGGTCAATTTTGGAAGGGCTGCAACCATACTGAATTTCCTAATGAATCGCCAGTAAGTTTGAAAGTTAGGGATCTTGGCCAGTGCACTACTGTCTCAACCTTTTCTGGGTCAGTTTGAACCTGCCCACAATAATGTAGCTTAGGAAGCTGACTAATTTGTCATGAAATTCATATTTCCCAGCTTTCACAAACAACTTGATCTTAAGTAACCTTTTCAAAACTGGCCTGACTTGAAACATGAGCTCTTCAGGGGTTTTAGAGAAAACGTTATCCAAATGAGCAAATTTTTTGTATTAAtctctccaccacacccaaatttttcctgcccatccggtgggggaatcgaaccggtgaccctccgatcacacTGTGTCTCTCAGACACTCCTGTTCCATCCTCTCCTGACCATCCGGTCCTTCCTATCACAGTGGACTGACCAGTCAGAGGCTGGTTTGCTCTATCCAGGCTCCttgatgtctgcctgtctttcccCTTCATCCCCATGATGTGTTTCATTCCTGTCCACACATCCCTCACACTGTTTTGTGTGTCGAGTTTGGcctccagtttcctcctgtAGTTGTCTTAGCAGTTGTCCTCAGCATGTCTCAGAGTTCATGCTGCACCCTCTTCTTGTTGTTCAGAAGTGCCTTCATGTCACTGGTGATCCAGAGCTTGTTGCTGGAGCTCCCTTCATTGAGAGTGCCTTTTGTTTGATCGTTTCTTCAAATAAATCCTTTGTAAAAGTTTACTACCGGCTTTGAGTTTTGCATCTGAGTCCACATCCCTGTGTCAAGTTCCTCACAGCTGGGCAGGCAGGAAAGTCGCTGTCACCCTCCCTCTTGGTCATGATGACAATCACTGCAAATGAAAGCTATAATAAAACTAATTCCACTTTAATCATACAAGCATTTATAAAGCTATTTTTTATAAGGACAGATGCAGAACGCTGTGCAAATATGCGATAAATGAAAGCTACAACTTGTGATGGCTGCAGTTTCCCCTGCTTTGCATTAATATCTGTAAGTTGTTATAGTCTGCATTaactaaaaacatttaatgactAAAATGAGATCAACATATTGTACACCTTGTCTACGATGTAAGACAGTGAATGCTTCAGCAGGGCACACaaataaaggaggagaaaatccaaaagtaacaaaacagTAATCTTTATTATTACAAATTCATGCAGCACAGAACCTCTGACATGGGTCAGAAACAGGTGCATATGGGCAATAGGTTATCTAAACCACCTCGCATAAAATGTACTACCCCCTTAGGCACTGAAATTGAATACTGCACTGCAATCCACTCCTAAATTACACCTCCTCAGAGCAAATCAGACAGTATTGCAGTATAGACAAACTACCACATCACTACAAACACAACTTGCTGTTAGGGCACAAACTTCTCTCTACATCCAGCTATCTGTTGGCAATGGTATCCTACTCACTGACATACGCTCCCTGAAGAATAAATTGGACTACCTGAAGCTGGATTTAACAACTAATTGGGCGGTGAGTTTCTGCTGTCCTATCATCCTTACTTAGACATGGCGAAACCCATCTGTCCTGGACAATGCCATTAGCATGCGTGAGCTAACAACCTTCCATGTGGACAGAAGCTATGCTCTCAATGGAAAATCTTGAGGTGGTGATGTTCGCATTTACATAAACAACAGATGATGCCTCGAAGTGGATTCAAGTAGATGCTGTCCTGACAGACAGGTCCTGACCATCAAATGCAGACCCTTCTATCTGCCCAGGGAATTCaggatcatcatcat includes:
- the lmnb1 gene encoding lamin-B1, whose product is MATATATPTGQRSTCGSGTPLSPTRISRLQEKQQLRDLNDRLAVYIDKVRSLESENDVLHLQINEKEEVRSREVTGLKALYETELADARRCLDDSSKERAWLQIELGKIKSEHEQLQQSYNKKDSEAAGAQARLRDLEAQLNSKEAMLATALSEKRGLEATLADLREQLQELDTGLTQAKKHLADEMLLRVDLENRCQSLTEEMDFRKNMHEEEVKEAMQRYETRLVEVDSGRKEEYEYKLTEALADMRAQNEEQIRIYKDNMESTYVAKLEDLRQLSEMNGASANMAREELNESSLRIESLTAQLSGLQKETRNWRDRIVELEATLAQEKDASRKLLADKDRQVAEIQAKMQQQLNEYEQLLDVKLALDMEINAYRKLLEGEEERLKLSPSPSSRVTVSRASSSSRSVRTTQGKRKRIDVEEQEASSSVSITHSASASGPICVDEIDTDGKFISLQNSGDEDQAMVGYEVIKTIGNAVATYKFTPKYVLKAGHKVTIWVSDAGVSSKPPTDLVWKNQTSWGSEEDVHVVLINPQGEEVAKRTTTYKTAGEPGEEDDSGMEASEEDLVHQQGAPQTGKRGCTIM